A stretch of Oncorhynchus mykiss isolate Arlee chromosome 14, USDA_OmykA_1.1, whole genome shotgun sequence DNA encodes these proteins:
- the LOC110489215 gene encoding SPARC produces MRVCIVFLLCLAGQVFTASITEEEPIIDDVVEEAQPEVGANPVQVEIGDFDEAIDVVEEEEDIAENPCLNHHCKKGKVCEVDEENTPMCVCQDPTTCPAAIEEFEHVCATDNTTYDSSCHFFAQKCSLEGTKKGHKLHLDYIGPCKFIEACMDAELNEFPLRMRDWLKNVLVSLYERDEENNLLTEKQMLRVKKIYENEKRLQAGEHSLDLLAHDFEKNYNMYIFPVHWQFGQLDQHPVDGFLSHTELAPLRAPLIPMEHCTTRFFEQCDADNDKYIALEEWANCFSIKEQDVNKDLVI; encoded by the exons ATGAGGGTGTGTATCGTCTTCCTCCTGTGCCTAGCTGGCCAGGTGTTCACCGCTTCCATT ACGGAGGAGGAGCCCATCATTGATGATGTCGTTGAGGAG gcacagccagaagtggGAGCCAACCCAGTGCAGGTAGAGATTGGAGACTTTGACGAGGCCATTGATgttgtggaggaggaagaggacatcGCTGAGA ACCCCTGTTTGAACCACCACTGCAAGAAGGGAAAGGTGTGTGAGGTCGATGAGGAGAACACCCCCATGTGTGTCTGCCAGGACCCCACTACCTGCCCTGCTGCCATTGAAGAGTTTGAGCAT GTTTGCGCCACAGACAATACAACCTACGACTCTTCCTGCCACTTCTTTGCCCAGAAGTGCAGTCTGGAGGGAACCAAGAAGGGCCACAAGCTGCACCTAGACTACATCGGGCCATGCAAAT TCATCGAGGCCTGCATGGATGCTGAGCTGAATGAGTTCCCCCTGCGTATGAGGGACTGGCTGAAGAACGTTCTGGTCAGCCTGTACGAGCGCGATGAGGAGAACAACCTCCTGACTGAGAAGCAGATGCTCAGA GTGAAGAAGATCTACGAGAACGAGAAGAGACTGCAGGCTGGAGAGCACTCCCTGGACCTGCTGGCCCACGACTTTGAgaagaactacaacatgtacatTTTCCCCGTCCACTGGCAGTTCGGTCAGCTGGACCAGCACCCCGTCGATGG GTTCCTGTCCCACACAGAGCTGGCCCCCCTGCGCGCCCCTCTCATCCCCATGGAGCACTGCACCACTCGTTTCTTCGAGCAGTGCGACGCTGACAATGACAAGTACATCGccctggaggagtgggccaactGCTTCAGTATCAAGGAGC AGGATGTCAACAAGGACCTTGTCATCTAA